Proteins encoded by one window of Juglans regia cultivar Chandler chromosome 15, Walnut 2.0, whole genome shotgun sequence:
- the LOC108984234 gene encoding uncharacterized protein LOC108984234 isoform X3: MEGFHSMKRKQLQALCKKHGVPANLTNREMADKLTLLLEEEGEPINKGPSCSKDLGEIGSANDSKIVNKNVKKVKFSPDNETFIFVGSESDSDSDKDYTMVKKRAGKRRSTVKLLSKKQVQVVDSVREIGVSGKNIDRQVRITRSRAQVVGGDAAPLVGKKRPRIGTIVESMEVNDVGFSDKPPVDAVSVDSVAGVMKSQAIGRRGRRKTRNSRRNDGVVLLDDVSDDNVEEGAKQKKMSKPSRSNVTKEKGSSTLSTKMGEIGAVGRITRSRTQLDAKASAVDSRANTVEVQVEREEVLQLEEPLKGLGSKGLKKKSVGPQKARVKIDILAMEGPEPGKVLRRSKRNAAIDEDSEPSIRDLGKTKVRTRRAEAQIVEKASAVDNESESFADQKECEDGVRGPGRDANKQDLVVPQKGKLVSKGPLLRKETKKRLRNAGVEGNTGANPTVEPTKEHEKLSLPHGRPRRSNRNSLMLTTSAHMVGDMRNRETAGRVKQARESLQGENLYAVEEPLSNLNASRNDSIFISNADGARKVGRMKRRREPNPKGKGSVIESESSIEKSPRHSTHDVLKSDFVAAIEGPSPIVDTGSAVQDTVDHRINPDSSCIKEISGKSMGKQKGSTRKSSAKKGLRFLEVSAVTSDLGEVIDTTTTVKEKVVPTPVELKGISTDQCAHNSVTELEVFNEKENILLGDVEGKLPLNYISEGNMDDEPCQLNSRVNIADVDSVKLEPLNIQSKVGSVVSSGNASPADCLLPLYQSYYNGEAANLSEMKRRRLETEEPLTGENMNLRSDKQDGQSDGDDQTSVQEDQHQQDANIIDKLIIHEIVVEDHPSQLREIRCSNRKFKHTSERGQEISALDLFEGEEIDQVEIVAGVTEIEQTISEANLLNTETGEGKHGHSDIAATPLRPALESQAVSAISKEVIANYLGTSSPKKDALEEEENQPGAQSIAQSTILERSNKNHVGEEKYSSYRIEVPNETICIGETSESNAVEKIRTELEMTNENNNEETLHSGEGVRPTSNKEPLDRGSEQNLRIDGCCLRNLDSGVGQSAEEKENDVSDYSFDTSFVETYVTCLHELSAVGRITPTVPQEMDTCTVENTSTSIVGLKCPASSAKEDIAPSKPTSLKDNDEQEGGENMNLRNDKQDDQSDGDDQTSVQEDQNLQDANEIDKTIIHEFVIEDHLSELREIICSDRKSKYTSDSAEEISALDLFKGEEIDQVEILAGVTEIEQTISEANLLIAETGKGKHAHSDTAAVPLGPALESRGISNEVMANYLRTSSPKKDAPGEEENQSGAQSTAQSTTLERGNTNHAGEEKYSSYGIETPEERICMGETPVSNAAEKMGTELGMTNESKNESLHSGRAVPTSGEELFGRVFEQNLRIDGGCLPILDGGVSQGAEKKESDLSDENVDFCFDETKVTFLHEFSSRGKITPIVQQETDTGRVENTSTSIVGLKCPASAKEDSSPSEPTSLKGNDEQEGEGNHLKDPLLLSHNGRNAIESGVALLHKAEDSVLTTFKVDAAEEKTEARSAQTDSNDENPNDAAKDVIEPSSLLHFSLEESQGGNKSESEEVNNILDELLSPNIVGVRSAERSAEEKVTSGFDGTKLFPLEALNAVSRQELFLEKVFDDEVGVIHRNSNVKALDDMLSSKNYMGSKDIFYAEGQKRELFAEQRDHVDMKEYSECSQQVELGDHRGGEVVGLVSQSPDSTSGDPCDNFAKGEVGESAHDDDSCGISAAVPDEAAHTVTMEKMGIVEAKLVGSLLTVSPVEQKKPYYGSGDEVLKIDASAVCTSNEVLPKDSEGIEETSSGVVLTSFQLDEVRFGNLDNQILEVSPELDGSFSIGLDVLVSMDDKPADRVENFETVAADEADAECSGRKNDSEKVGDGAKLFEEALVSPHLFDCSSKWEEKEAENINSFADTSCGKYEIHPSGVIVSISSVSSSHGDEDGFDSFVEGNSYDTEGKEMADDGRGDNEVSPEERVGAQKNDGPVDGNVENSATAPQELAGDQVDGQNGAVTHADLNGIDFLTFNEPLRRSSVDKTEEGLGFNRLAKMGIDSASSEGPGYAEFENSHVVTSEKSEVAVNHVVLPTVIALPSFATRALDSNDDSCAFTTWELNLLLGGSEEDEVEKSGGVDSVANLLSTTSEDTEEVSMNVAIAEDQHGTHEQHMVEDVAQMVGSCLAVSDEPISENDNESKKQGEVFAITQEHAGCENDEHQFIKVGISSSSIDTEIPDAADLDVSNRVTAEETMAECGHNDSKQVQNNADVGGTKFSVGRDGSEHRVEAMEIDVPKIDATIEELSPASTNMVVGREIDAEFVQTPQSKLESPKLKEKASLSVKQLNSSVVKGTMFKASLIPRTPKNLNMKENVGSSKNDQIGNTTAARTMPKRRPLEDLQNN; this comes from the exons ATGGAAGGTTTTCATAGCATGAAGAGGAAGCAATTGCAAGCGCTATGCAAGAAGCATGGCGTACCCGCTAATTTGACGAACCGTGAAATGGCGGATAAGCTTACTTTGCTTCTCGAG GAGGAAGGAGAACCTATAAATAAAGGTCCGTCGTGCTCGAAGGACTTGGGGGAAATAGGCAGTGCAAATGATTCTAAGATTGTGAATAAGAATGTGAAGAAAGTTAAGTTTAGTCCAGATAATGAAACTTTTATATTTGTGGGTTCAGAATCGGACTCGGATTCAGATAAAGACTACACAATGGTGAAGAAACGGGCGGGCAAGAGAAGGTCTACAGTCAAGCTTCTTTCCAAGAAGCAAGTTCAAGTTGTTGATAGTGTTCGGGAAATAGGAGTCTCTGGGAAAAATATTGATCGCCAGGTTAGAATCACAAGGTCAAGAGCGCAAGTGGTTGGCGGAGACGCAGCGCCTTTAGTTGGGAAGAAGAGGCCGAGAATAGGCACAATTGTTGAAAGTATGGAGGTGAACGATGTTGGGTTTAGTGATAAGCCGCCTGTAGATGCAGTCTCGGTTGATAGTGTTGCCGGTGTCATGAAGTCTCAGGCTATTGGAAGAAGAGGTCGAAGGAAGACGAGGAACTCGAGACGTAATGATGGGGTTGTTTTGTTGGATGATGTTTCTGACGACAATGTGGAAGAAGGtgccaaacaaaagaaaatgtcgAAGCCATCAAGATCGAATGTGACAAAGGAGAAAGGCTCTTCTACATTAAGTACGAAAATGGGGGAAATTGGTGCTGTTGGTAGGATAACGAGGTCCCGGACTCAGCTTGACGCTAAAGCTTCTGCAGTTGATAGTAGGGCTAATACTGTTGAGGTTCAGGTAGAACGTGAAGAGGTTCTTCAACTTGAAGAACCCTTGAAGGGTTTAGGTAGCAAAGGCTTGAAGAAGAAATCTGTTGGACCCCAGAAGGCGAGGGTGAAAATCGATATCCTTGCTATGGAAGGTCCTGAACCAGGAAAAGTTCTGAGACGCTCAAAACGAAATGCAGCAATTGACGAAGACTCAGAACCGTCGATAAGGGatttaggaaaaacaaaagttagGACCAGACGGGCTGAAGCCCAGATTGTGGAGAAAGCTTCTGCAGTTGACAATGAAAGTGAAAGTTTTGCAGATCAGAAAGAATGTGAAGATGGCGTGAGAGGTCCAGGCAGAGATGCCAATAAGCAGGACTTAGTTGTGCCACAGAAGGGTAAACTGGTGAGCAAAGGACCACTGCTGAGAAAGGAGACTAAAAAACGATTAAGAAATGCAGGCGTGGAAGGGAACACAGGAGCTAATCCGACTGTAGAACCTACGAAAGAACATGAGAAGCTTTCTTTACCACATGGGCGTCCAAGGAGGTCCAACCGCAACAGCTTGATGCTCACAACTAGTGCCCACATGGTTGGAGACATGAGGAATCGCGAGACTGCTGGAAGAGTTAAGCAAGCACGAGAATCACTTCAAGGAGAAAAtttgtatgcagtggaagagcctcTGTCCAATCTGAATGCGTCAAGAAAcgattcaattttcatctctaaTGCTGATGGAGCAAGAAAGGTTGGGAGGATGAAGCGAAGACGGGAACCAAACCCAAAAGGAAAAGGTTCGGTCATTGAAAGTGAAAGCTCAATTGAAAAATCTCCTAGACATTCCACGCATGACGTCTTGAAAAGCGATTTTGTAGCGGCCATTGAAGGGCCTTCTCCAATTGTGGATACTGGGTCCGCAGTGCAGGACACTGTAGATCACCGAATTAATCCAGACTCCAGCtgcataaaagaaatttcaGGAAAATCCATGGGGAAACAGAAGGGATCCACGAGGAAATCTAGTGCAAAGAAGGGACTTCGTTTCTTGGAGGTCTCTGCTGTAACTTCTGACTTGGGCGAAGTTATCGATACTACCACGACTGTAAAGGAAAAGGTGGTCCCAACACCTGTGGAGTTGAAGGGGATTTCCACGGACCAATGTGCACATAATTCCGTCACTGAATTAGAGGTTTTcaatgaaaaggaaaacattTTACTAGGAGATGTCGAAGGGAAATTGCCCCTCAATTATATTAGTGAGGGTAACATGGATGATGAGCCATGTCAGTTAAACAGCAGAGTGAATATTGCGGATGTTGATTCGGTTAAACTAGAACCACTAAACATCCAAAGTAAAGTTGGGAGCGTGGTTTCTTCTGGCAATGCCTCTCCAGCTGATTGTTTGCTGCCTCTCTATCAGTCCTATTATAATG GTGAAGCTGCCAACCTTTCGGagatgaaaagaagaagattggAAACAGAAGAACCCTTGACAGGCGAAAACATGAACCTTAGAAGTGATAAGCAAGATGGCCAATCAGATGGGGATGACCAGACTTCAGTTCAGGAGGATCAGCACCAACAAGATGCCAATATAATTGATAAACTCATAATTCATGAGATAGTTGTTGAAGATCATCCGAGTCAACTCAGGGAAATTAGATGCTCAAACAGAAAATTTAAACATACCTCTGAGAGAGGTCAAGAAATTAGTGCACTTGATCTGTTTGAAGGAGAGGAAATAGACCAAGTAGAAATCGTCGCAGGGGTTACGGAAATAGAGCAAACTATTTCAGAAGCCAATCTACTTAATACTGAAACTGGCGAAGGAAAACATGGCCACAGTGATATAGCTGCAACTCCGCTTAGACCTGCATTAGAAAGTCAGG CCGTTTCAGCAATTAGCAAAGAAGTGATAGCCAACTATCTTGGTACTTCCTCACCTAAGAAAGATGCCCTAGAAGAAG AAGAGAATCAGCCTGGAGCCCAAAGTATTGCACAATCCACAATCCTTGAAAGAAGTAACAAAAATCATGttggagaagaaaaatattctagTTATAGAATTGAAGTTCCAAATGAAACAATTTGCATAGGTGAAACTTCTGAAAGTAACGCTGTGGAGAAAATCAGGACTGAGCTGGAGATGACAAATGAAAACAACAATGAAGAGACATTGCATAGTGGGGAAGGAGTACGGCCAACTTCTAATAAAGAGCCTCTTGACAGGGGCTCTGAACAAAATTTAAGGATTGATGGATGTTGCCTTCGTAATTTAGACAGTGGAGTTGGTCAAAGTgctgaggaaaaagaaaatgacgtCTCAGATTATAGCTTTGATACAAGCTTTGTCGAAACCTACGTTACATGTTTGCATGAACTTTCTGCTGTGGGGAGAATCACTCCGACTGTTCCACAAGAGATGGATACTTGCACAGTTGAAAATACTTCCACCTCTATTGTTGGATTAAAAT GTCCTGCTTCTTCTGCCAAAGAAGACATCGCCCCTAGTAAACCCACTTCTCTGAAAGACAATGATGAACAAGAGGGAG GTGAAAATATGAACCTTAGAAATGATAAGCAAGATGACCAATCAGATGGGGATGACCAAACTTCAGTTCAGGAGGATCAGAATTTACAAGATGCCAATGAAATTGATAAAACAATTATTCATGAGTTCGTTATTGAAGATCATCTGAGTGAACTCAGGGAAATTATATGTTCAGACAGAAAATCTAAATATACCTCCGATTCAGCTGAAGAAATTAGTGCACTTGATCTGTTTAAAGGGGAGGAAATAGACCAAGTAGAAATCCTTGCAGGGGTTACAGAAATAGAGCAAACTATTTCAGAAGCCAATCTACTTATTGCCGAAACTGGCAAAGGAAAACATGCCCACAGTGATACAGCTGCAGTTCCCCTTGGACCTGCATTAGAAAGTCGGG GTATTAGCAATGAAGTGATGGCCAACTATCTTCGAACTTCCTCACCTAAGAAAGATGCCCCAGGAGAAG AAGAGAATCAGTCTGGAGCCCAAAGTACTGCACAATCCACAACGCTTGAAAGAGGTAACACAAATCATGCTggtgaagaaaaatattctagTTATGGAATTGAAACTCCAGAAGAAAGAATTTGCATGGGTGAAACTCCTGTAAGTAATGCGGCGGAGAAAATGGGGACTGAACTGGGCATGACAAATGAAAGCAAGAATGAATCATTGCATAGTGGGAGAGCAGTACCAACTTCTGGGGAAGAGCTTTTTGGCAGGGTCTTTGAACAAAACTTAAGGATAGATGGTGGTTGCCTTCCTATTTTAGACGGTGGCGTTAGTCAAGGTGCCGAGAAAAAAGAAAGCGACCTCTCAGATGAAAACGTCGATTTCTGTTTTGATGAAACTAAAGTTACATTTTTGCATGAATTTTCTTCTCGGGGAAAAATCACTCCGATTGTTCAACAAGAGACGGATACTGGCAGAGTTGAAAATACTTCGACCTCCATTGTTGGGTTAAAAT GTCCTGCTTCTGCCAAAGAAGACAGCTCCCCGAGCGAACCCACTTCGCTGAAAGGCAACGATGAACAAGAGGGAG AAGGGAATCATCTTAAAGACCCATTGCTATTATCACACAATGGAAGAAATGCTATTGAGAGTGGTGTTGCTTTGTTGCATAAAGCGGAAGACTCGGTTTTAACTACTTTTAAGGTTGATGCTGCAGAGGAGAAAACGGAGGCAAGAAGTGCACAAACGGATTCGAATGATGAAAATCCAAATGATGCTGCGAAAGATGTGATAGAGCCATCGTCTTTACTTCATTTTTCTCTGGAGGAGTCGCAGGGTGGAAACAAGAGTGAGAGTGAAGAAGTGAATAATATTTTGGATGAGCTCTTAAGCCCAAACATAGTTGGAGTTCGCAGTGCCGAGAGAAGTGCAGAAGAGAAAGTTACTTCTGGTTTTGATGGTACTAAGCTATTTCCCTTGGAAGCATTAAATGCAGTGAGTCGTCAAGAATTATTCTTGGAGAAGGTTTTTGATGACGAAGTGGGGGTTATACATAGAAACAGCAATGTAAAGGCTCTTGATGATATGCTTTCAAGTAAAAACTATATGGGATCAAAGGATATTTTCTATGCTGAAGGACAGAAAAGAGAATTATTTGCTGAGCAGCGTGACCATGTGGACATGAAGGAGTATTCCGAGTGTTCTCAGCAAGTTGAACTTGGTGACCACCGTGGTGGGGAGGTGGTTGGACTGGTGAGTCAGAGTCCGGATTCAACTTCAGGGGACCCTTGTGATAATTTTGCTAAAGGGGAAGTTGGTGAAAGTGCACATGACGATGATAGCTGTGGAATTAGTGCAGCCGTACCAGATGAAGCAGCTCACACTGTGACCATGGAAAAAATGGGTATTGTTGAGGCAAAACTAGTAGGGAGTTTGCTAACTGTTAGTCCAGTTGAGCAAAAGAAGCCATATTATGGTTCTGGGGATGAAGTTTTAAAGATTGATGCCTCTGCTGTATGTACTTCAAATGAGGTCTTACCCAAAGATAGTGAAGGTATAGAGGAGACATCAAGCGGAGTCGTACTAACTTCTTTTCAATTGGATGAAGTGAGGTTTGGCAATCTTGACAATCAGATATTAGAAGTTTCTCCAGAGTTGGATGGAAGTTTTTCCATTGGTCTAGATGTCCTTGTGTCCATGGATGACAAACCTGCAGATagagttgaaaattttgaaactgtGGCTGCAGATGAAGCTGATGCAGAATGTAGTGGGAGAAAAAATGATTCTGAGAAAGTTGGGGATGGTGCTAAGCTGTTTGAAGAAGCACTGGTTTCTCCGCATTTGTTTGATTGTTCCAGTAAGTGGGAGGAGAAAGAGGCAGAAAATATTAATTCCTTTGCCGATACCTCTTGTggtaaatatgaaattcatccAAGTGGTGTAATTGTCTCAATTTCAAGTGTTTCTTCATCACATG GAGATGAAGATGGATTTGACAGTTTTGTTGAGGGAAACAGCTATGACACAGAGGGAAAGGAGATGGCTGATGATGGTAGAG GAGATAATGAAGTTTCACCGGAGGAAAGAGTCGGGGCCCAGAAAAATGATGGTCCAGTGGATGGTAACGTGGAAAATAGTGCAACAGCCCCTCAAGAATTGGCCGGAGACCAAGTTGATGGCCAAAATGGTGCAGTAACTCATGCTGATTTAAATGGCATTGATTTTTTGACTTTTAATGAGCCTTTACGTAGGAGTAGCGTTGATAAGACAGAGGAAGGACTTGGTTTTAATAGGCTTGCTAAGATGGGCATTGACAGTGCCAGCTCTGAGGGTCCGGGATATGCAGAATTTGAGAATTCCCATGTTGTAACTTCAGAGAAATCTGAAGTGGCTGTTAATCACGTTGTCCTTCCAACAGTTATTGCTTTGCCAAGTTTTG CAACTAGAGCTTTGGACTCAAATGATGATTCGTGTGCATTCACCACCTGGGAGCTGAATTTGCTTCTAGGTGgcagtgaagaagatgaagttgaGAAATCAGGTGGAGTGGACTCAGTTGCCAATCTATTGAGTACAACTAGTGAGGATACTGAGGAAGTGTCAATGAATGTGGCAATTGCTGAAGACCAGCATGGTACTCATGAGCAGCATATGGTAGAGGATGTTGCACAGATGGTAGGCAGTTGCCTTGCTGTCTCAGATGAGCCTATCTCTGAAAATGACAAtgaatcaaagaaacaaggtgAAGTTTTTGCCATCACCCAAGAGCACGCTGGTTGTGAGAATGATGAACATCAGTTTATCAAGGTTGGGATTTCAAGCAGTTCCATAGATACTGAGATACCGGACGCTGCTGACCTTGATGTCAGTAATCGTGTTACTGCAGAGGAAACCATGGCAGAATGTGGTCACAATGATTCAAAACAAGTGCAAAATAATGCTGACGTTGGAGGTACAAAGTTTTCAGTTGGAAGGGATGGAAGTGAACATAGAGTAGAAGCAATGGAGATTGATGTGCCAAAAATAGATGCAACAATTGAAGAACTATCTCCTGCTTCCACAAATATGGTTGTTGGTAGAG AGATTGATGCTGAATTTGTCCAGACTCCACAATCAAAGTTGGAATCACCAAAACTGAAGGAAAAGGCCAGTTTGTCTGTCAAACAGTTGAATTCTTCAGTGGTGAAAGGAACAATGTTTAAAGCTAGTCTGATCCCAAGAACGCCCAAGAATCTTAATATGAAAGAGAATGTGGGAAGCAGCAAGAATGATCAAATTGGTAACACTACAGCAGCAAGAACAATGCCCAAAAGGCGCCCGTTGGAGGATCTCCAAAACAATTAG